A segment of the Hemicordylus capensis ecotype Gifberg chromosome 6, rHemCap1.1.pri, whole genome shotgun sequence genome:
ACGTCGCTCCAGCAGTCCTCGGAGGCCCCGCCCGCTGCGCTCGCGTCTCTCCAGCTCCGCCCGCACGTGCTGCCGCCACCCCACGCGCTGCATCCCTCTCCCGCTCATATGCCCCGCCTCGCCGCAAGGGCTGCCGGGCATTGTAGTCTGTTTTTAAAGCCACTGCCGGCAGGACGCATGCGCAACAGCCTCCCTAGAGCGCAAGGCTACTCTAAGGGCGCCTCCCCGCGGTCGCGACGGGCAACTGCTGGGAGTGCACCGGAAGTCATTGACGGTCTCCCCCAGGGCGGCTCCTCCCGCGCCCAACCAGCGGCAAAGCGAGGCGGGGCTCCTGCTGGTTCTAACGCGGGTCTTATGGCGCGCCAATATCAGGTCTCTCAGCTTAAGGTCTCTCAATATCAGTGAAGGAGCCAGGCCCAGGGGGCGGTGTCGCTTTCTTGCCGGAAGTTCCGGCCGCTCTTGCCTTCGCCTGTCTCTATGGTTCGCGACGCACCACCGTAGTGCGCATGCGTTTCCCAAAGAGGCCCGCCCGAAGGAGAAATTGCGGGAAGAACCGGAAGAGCAGCTACGGGTGCCGGCGAGGGTCTCGAGCATGGCGGCCGGGGCGAGCGCCTACAGCCTGGGCTTGGCCAACGAGCGGCTGCGgctgctggaggagctggagcgAGAGATCGGCGTGGCCCTGCAGAGCGCGGGTGGGGGCCCGGCCCGGCGCGGGGAGGCGGCCCTTGGGCGCGGCCGGCGGGCGTGGCCTCCGCCTGTTACGGTCCTGGTGGGGCTATGACGTCGTGCTTCTCCCCTGCTGACGTCATgcttcttctttctccccccgcccccccgcaggGACGGTGACCCTGGAGCTGTCCAAGGAGAAGCCCAACGAGCGCCTCTTGGACCGCCAGGCCCTCCAGTTCGTGTCCTCCGTCCAGAAGGTGGAGTCGGAGCTCTCTGCCCAGATCCGCTACCTCACCCAGGTGGGGGCTCCCCCCATCACCCCCCCGCAGCCCCCTTGCTCAGCGGGCAGGCCCCGGCAGGCCACTCTGGTCAGCCAGCCAAGCCGCATTcggcggggggggaggcttcCCTGTAGGGGGCattagtcccccccccctcctagGGGCACCTGAGGGGCTTCCAGGAGGAGATACTCGgagtcctcctgctccccccgcccccgcccctgcACTGCAGCAGCCGCCCTGCTCCTAAGTGGTCTTGATGAAGTCAATGGGACAAGTTGGGAACGCTTGCTTGGGTAGAGGTGCTGGGGAGTAACTCTGTCTAGTCATAAGCCAGTGGCTGGAGTAGCCGTAacatctgagtgtgtgtgtgtgcacgcacatgcgcatgTAGACACACATGCAAAATCTCTGTGGGGTACCTGAACTGAAGGAAACACGGAGCAAAGTTTCCTCAGCATCTGGGGCTGTGGGTGGGCCTGGATGCCCCCaaggaagggggcagggaagcagagagggTGGAGTGCCTGTGCTGTGCCTTCCTCCCATGAGACTCCCCATTCTTCCCCAGGTGGCCACGGGGCAGCCGCATGAGGGGTCCAGCTACTCGGTTCGCAAGGACTGCCAGATGGCGCGGAATCGTATCGATTATGCTCGCCTCAAGCTGGGCGAACTCTCTCAGACCTGCGAGCAGATGTTGGAGCCATAGGCTGGCCGGCAGCAGGCAGTACCTGCGGACTGAACCATGGGGTGAGCTTCCTGCAGCATGAGCAACAAGCACCAGGGGCCCCATGTTGACCCGGAACCTGCTTTCTGGCTCCACCGCAGGATGACAGCAGCCCCGCAGGAGACCCTGCGACACGCAGCGTG
Coding sequences within it:
- the MED11 gene encoding mediator of RNA polymerase II transcription subunit 11 translates to MAAGASAYSLGLANERLRLLEELEREIGVALQSAGTVTLELSKEKPNERLLDRQALQFVSSVQKVESELSAQIRYLTQVATGQPHEGSSYSVRKDCQMARNRIDYARLKLGELSQTCEQMLEP